A window from Drosophila subobscura isolate 14011-0131.10 chromosome O, UCBerk_Dsub_1.0, whole genome shotgun sequence encodes these proteins:
- the LOC117897731 gene encoding turripeptide Gsg9.2 isoform X2, whose product MKSLCIVLLIALSCLALAEGQCPRVCTRLFSPVCATWTRRGITDVCTFPNTCTLRNQNCQRNQNWIIRTNAACRVETRDCIVIRQ is encoded by the exons ATGAAATCTCTTTGCATCGTTCTTCTGATTGCCTTAAGCTGCCTAGCTCTGGCTGAG GGACAATGCCCGAGAGTCTGTACCAGGCTCTTCAGTCCTGTTTGTGCAACTTGGACACGTCGTGGCATAACCGACGTCTGCACCTTCCCCAATACATGCACACTGCGAAATCAGAATTGCCAGCGCAATCAGA ATTGGATTATACGGACAAATGCAGCCTGCAGAGTGGAGACAAGAGACTGCATTGTTATCCGACAGTAA
- the LOC117897731 gene encoding turripeptide Gsg9.2 isoform X1 — MKSLCIVLLIALSCLALAEAQCPRVCTRLFSPVCASWTRRGITDICTFPNECTMRNQICKLNRDWILRANVACTDQTRNCRSLLQ; from the exons ATGAAATCTCTTTGCATCGTTCTTCTGATTGCCTTAAGCTGCCTAGCTCTGGCTGAGGCACAGTGCCCGAGAGTCTGTACCAGGCTCTTTAGTCCTGTTTGTGCCAGTTGGACCCGTCGTGGCATAACCGATATCTGCACCTTCCCCAATGAATGCACCATGAGGAATCAGATTTGCAAGCTCAATAGGG ATTGGATTCTAAGGGCAAATGTCGCCTGCACTGATCAAACAAGAAACTGCAGATCCCTGCTACAGtaa